A window of the Armatimonadota bacterium genome harbors these coding sequences:
- the ilvN gene encoding acetolactate synthase small subunit, with the protein MAEGTHAATISVLVQNAPGVLVRVAGLIRRRGVNIHSLSVGPTEDPSVSRMTIVVDTAPDRTEQFAKQLRKLVEVLRATAIDGLPTVDRELALVKVNVTPGTRLEIMEIANVFRASVVDLTDRTMTLEVTGRGEKVDAFIELLKKYGIREMARTGQVTLVRGAQAT; encoded by the coding sequence ATGGCTGAGGGAACCCACGCGGCCACCATCTCGGTCCTGGTCCAGAACGCCCCGGGGGTGCTGGTCCGGGTGGCCGGGCTGATCCGCCGGCGGGGGGTGAACATCCACAGCCTGTCGGTGGGGCCCACCGAGGACCCGTCCGTGTCCCGGATGACCATCGTGGTGGACACGGCCCCCGACCGCACCGAGCAGTTCGCCAAGCAGCTGCGCAAGCTGGTGGAGGTGCTGCGGGCCACCGCCATCGACGGGCTGCCGACGGTGGACCGGGAGCTGGCGCTGGTCAAGGTCAACGTGACCCCTGGCACGCGGCTGGAGATCATGGAGATCGCCAACGTGTTCCGGGCCAGCGTGGTGGACCTGACCGACCGCACCATGACCCTGGAGGTCACCGGCCGGGGCGAGAAGGTGGACGCCTTCATCGAGCTGCTGAAAAAGTACGGGATCCGCGAGATGGCCCGCACCGGCCAGGTCACCCTGGTGCGGGGAGCGCAGGCAACCTGA